From the Oncorhynchus nerka isolate Pitt River linkage group LG20, Oner_Uvic_2.0, whole genome shotgun sequence genome, one window contains:
- the LOC115101717 gene encoding probable G-protein coupled receptor 160, producing MTSGAGLSPHGKSFNMLAIIESWEEEGSYYEDSTGQFLFILLLKVGLDCLVLSMCLRWLHTSFMGVCGLSVFLVDVLLLCAVAAVWFLGSARSPVSICFLLAHASAVFNALPLPMLGLGLLDYASEPRYTTCHDAPCRDLWNYALTLLVWVLAGVHSCCSAVTILLEVEYEGGRNALGCTVQESVFVVHFSVGISVAICCVMLLHYKQMPLWLKEANRLSEQRDKVNPMLQSHLRFRYAKLQQLGGDEDEQKALSVETEWQRPPLYLSLTLDFGTTWASYLVMCIACELLGLAVPAYISINLLWLECANSVLVGLVFWLKSD from the coding sequence ATGACTTCTGGAGCTGGGCTCAGTCCTCACGGAAAAAGCTTCAACATGCTGGCCATCATTGAGTcctgggaagaggaggggagctaCTACGAGGACAGCACCGGTCAGTTTCTGTTCATCTTGCTGTTAAAGGTGGGCCTGGACTGTCTGGTCCTGTCGATGTGCTTGCGCTGGCTACACACCTCCTTCATGGGCGTCTGTGGCCTCTCCGTCTTCCTGGtcgatgtgttgttgttgtgcgCTGTGGCGGCTGTGTGGTTCCTCGGATCCGCCCGCTCCCCGGTGTCCATCTGCTTCCTCTTGGCTCATGCCTCAGCCGTGTTCAACGCGCTGCCTCTGCCCATGCTGGGCCTGGGGCTGCTGGACTACGCCTCCGAGCCACGCTACACCACGTGCCACGACGCTCCCTGTAGGGACCTATGGAACTATGCCCTGACGCTGCTGGTGTGGGTGCTTGCCGGTGTGCACTCCTGCTGCTCAGCAGTCACCATCCTCCTAGAGGTTGAGTACGAGGGAGGGAGGAACGCTTTAGGGTGCACTGTGCAGGAGTCTGTGTTTGTGGTACATTTCTCAGTGGGGATCTCCGTGGCCATCTGCTGTGTAATGCTGCTCCACTACAAACAGATGCCTTTGTGGCTGAAGGAGGCCAACAGGCTGTCAGAGCAGAGGGATAAAGTTAACCCAATGTTGCAGAGCCACTTGAGATTCAGGTATGCCAagttacagcagctagggggtgaCGAGGACGAGCAGAAAGCACTGTCAGTGGAGACTGAATGGCAGAGGCcccccctttacctcagcctgacttTGGACTTTGGCACAACGTGGGCATCTTACCTGGTCATGTGCATCGCCTGTGAGCTTTTGGGCCTTGCAGTCCCTGCCTACATCAGCATCAACCTCCTATGGTTGGAGTGTGCCAACAGCGTATTGGTGGGGCTGGTGTTTTGGCTCAAGAGCGACTGA